The region TCGTGGGGAGCGAGTCTTGGTCTGCTGCATCACGAGCTTGATTTCTGGTGGGAACTGGCGCTGCTGATCGTGATCATGCTCCTGGGGCATTGGGTCGAGATGCGTTCGCTCGCGCAGACCACATCAGCACTGGACTCCCTGGCCGCACTGCTGCCCGACGAGGCCGAGCGCGTGGACGGAGATACGACGGTCACCGTCCACCCCGCCGAATTGCGGGTCGGCGATGTGGTCGTGGTGCGTCCCGGCGGGCGGGTGCCGGCCGATGGCCGGGTCGTGCAGGGCTCGGCCAGCATGGACGAGTCCATGATTACCGGCGAGTCCAAACCAGTGCGCCGCGCCGAGGACGATCCTGTTGTCGCCGGCACCGTCGCGACCGACTCGGGTGTGCGCGTGGAGATCACGGCCACTGGCGAGGACACCGCCCTGGCTGGCATTCAGAAGCTGGTAGCGCAGGCACAGAGCTCGTCTTCGCGGGCGCAGCGGATCGCCGACCGGGCAGCGGGGTGGTTGTTCTGGTATGCCCTCGCCGCAGCCGTCATCACGGCGGCAGTGTGGTCGCTCGTGGGGCTGCCCGATGCTGGTGTTGTTCGTACGATCACCGTGCTGGTGATCGCCTGCCCGCACGCGCTCGGGCTCGCGATCCCTTTGGTGGTGTCGATCGCGACCGAACGCGCGGCCCGTGGCGGGGTACTGGTGAAGGACCGACTCGCCCTGGAGACCATGCGCAAGGTCGATACGGTGCTGTTCGATAAGACCGGCACGCTCACCAAGGGCGCCCCCGCGGTGATCGAGATCGAGGCTGCCGCCGAGCGGGAGGCAGACGAGCTCCTGGCTCTTGCCGCCGCCGCAGAGGCCGACTCGGAGCACCCGTTGGCTCGGGCGATCGTCGCGGCAGCGCGGCAGCGCGATCTGGTGATCCCTGCCGCGTCCGGGTTCAGCTCGTCGCCGGCAGTCGGCGTCCGCGCAGAAGTCGACGGCCGCACGGTGCAGGTTGGCGGACCGTACCTGCTCGAGCAGGAGGACGCCAGTGAGCATCCTGTCGCCGCGAAGTGGCGGGAGCAGGGAGCGATCATTCTGCACGTGCTGATCGACGGCCAGATTGCCGGCGCACTGCGGCTCGCCGACGAGATCCGGCCCGAGTCTCAGGCCGCGATCCACCAGCTGCACGATCGCGGAGCCC is a window of Cumulibacter manganitolerans DNA encoding:
- a CDS encoding heavy metal translocating P-type ATPase, which encodes MNESATAAGTASGGHVHHQDGHAHHDEHVEHGHARASMAVDSSHGRHGGHGGHGGHGDHVGQFRRLFWVMLVVAVPVIAFSPMFGMLVGYSVPGWAVWISPALGTVMYLWGGQPFLSGAVSEIRARAPGMMLLIGLAITVAFVASWGASLGLLHHELDFWWELALLIVIMLLGHWVEMRSLAQTTSALDSLAALLPDEAERVDGDTTVTVHPAELRVGDVVVVRPGGRVPADGRVVQGSASMDESMITGESKPVRRAEDDPVVAGTVATDSGVRVEITATGEDTALAGIQKLVAQAQSSSSRAQRIADRAAGWLFWYALAAAVITAAVWSLVGLPDAGVVRTITVLVIACPHALGLAIPLVVSIATERAARGGVLVKDRLALETMRKVDTVLFDKTGTLTKGAPAVIEIEAAAEREADELLALAAAAEADSEHPLARAIVAAARQRDLVIPAASGFSSSPAVGVRAEVDGRTVQVGGPYLLEQEDASEHPVAAKWREQGAIILHVLIDGQIAGALRLADEIRPESQAAIHQLHDRGAQVVMITGDAETVAASVATELGIDRYFAGVRPADKASKVQQLQSEGRTVAMVGDGVNDAPALAQADVGIAIGAGTDVAIGSAGVILASDDPRSVLSVMELSSASYRKMKQNLWWAAGYNLVSVPLAAGVLAPIGFVLPMSIGAILMSISTVIVAINAQLLRRLDLRPEETPPAERTLSQTARSE